Proteins encoded together in one Electrophorus electricus isolate fEleEle1 chromosome 9, fEleEle1.pri, whole genome shotgun sequence window:
- the LOC113578993 gene encoding early growth response protein 1-B produces MLNNMDLNSQDSFYPQFENCNSSAIGMETNGAKDNQNIFRDAERTAPAQFQHETTVTPKSEPTNADQYAACHGPKGSYDTSLAYSGSFYVEAPQGAPCSTETLLNMITEIVGISTTPISEVQQNTASAPYASPPSADSGRGSFGDAGVQGRASACSIGSATPPLYSPGRQGGSYQDAQAPTQAQESVPAHMDFGSPAQTSAERTEPLSEAATFPVVVKNEFESSCYEWSAFNKSESYLDTGFRSETFPMSSDFPPDQQMDVKELLDSFSPMCPNPEMEFKVESGAIKQEQSFGETCNQSFSTPMFNYPAPVMDMSSNNLLKPAIFPNIEFQPISGQCDATYSTSTIDSILYSSLLPESFSQTYTRAQKPARAKKSAASSTGPAKEKPFTCPMENCDRRFSRSDELNRHIRIHTGHKPFQCRICLRSFSRSDHLTTHTRTHTGEKPFSCDVCGKRFARSDERKRHGRVHLKQKEKMELKPQVISAWPFALPEAI; encoded by the exons ATGCTTAACAATATGGATTTGAACTCTCAAGACTCTTTTTACCCTCAGTTTGAGAATTGTAACAGCTCCGCTATTGGGATGGAAACTAACGGTGCGAAAGACAACCAGAATATCTTCAGGGATGCAGAACGGACAGCACCTGCCCAGTTTCAGCACG AAACAACAGTTACTCCCAAAAGCGAGCCCACAAACGCGGACCAGTACGCTGCCTGTCACGGCCCTAAAGGAAGCTACGACACCTCGTTAGCCTACTCGGGCAGTTTCTACGTCGAGGCCCCTCAGGGAGCTCCTTGCAGCACGGAAACACTGCTCAATATGATCACCGAGATCGTCGGCATCTCAACCACCCCAATTTCCGAAGTGCAGCAGAACACAGCCAGTGCCCCGTACGCCAGCCCCCCCTCGGCGGACAGCGGTCGCGGCAGCTTCGGCGACGCAGGGGTCCAGGGACGGGCCTCCGCCTGCTCGATCGGCAGTGCCACCCCTCCGCTGTATTCCCCCGGTCGGCAAGGCGGCAGTTACCAAGACGCGCAGGCCCCGACGCAGGCGCAGGAGTCCGTCCCAGCGCATATGGACTTTGGCTCTCCTGCCCAAACTTCCGCCGAGCGTACAGAGCCGCTGTCCGAGGCCGCGACGTTTCCCGTGGTTGTGAAAAACGAATTCGAGAGTAGTTGTTACGAGTGGAGCGCGTTCAACAAATCCGAGAGCTACTTAGATACGGGCTTCCGCTCAGAGACCTTCCCAATGTCGAGTGATTTTCCACCCGATCAGCAGATGGACGTGAAAGAGCTTCTGGACTCGTTTTCTCCGATGTGTCCCAACCCTGAGATGGAGTTCAAAGTGGAAAGCGGTGCCATTAAACAGGAGCAGAGCTTTGGGGAAACCTGCAACCAGAGTTTCAGCACGCCCATGTTCAACTATCCCGCCCCGGTTATGGATATGTCGTCGAACAACCTTTTGAAACCAGCTATATTCCCAAACATTGAGTTCCAGCCAATATCCGGCCAGTGCGACGCAACGTACTCCACCTCGACCATCGATTCCATTCTGTACTCGTCTTTACTGCCAGAATCTTTCAGTCAAACTTACACCCGGGCCCAAAAGCCGGCTCGTGCGAAGAAGAGCGCCGCCTCATCCACCGGACCTGCCAAAGAGAAACCTTTCACCTGTCCGATGGAGAACTGCGACAGGCGCTTCTCCAGGTCGGATGAGCTCAACAGGCACATCCGCATCCACACGGGCCACAAGCCCTTCCAGTGTCGCATCTGTCTGCGCAGCTTCAGCCGAAGCGACCACTTGACCACCCACACGCGGACTCACACGGGCGAGAAGCCGTTTTCCTGCGACGTGTGCGGCAAGCGTTTCGCCCGGAGCGACGAGAGGAAACGGCACGGCCGCGTGCACCTCAAGCAGAAAGAGAAGATGGAGCTGAAGCCGCAGGTGATAAGCGCGTGGCCGTTCGCCCTGCCCGAGGCTATCTGA